CAGGCCATCAAATCGGATATTACTCCGCGAACATTGATATCACAGAACAAAAGCAGGCTGAGGACAAAATCAAAGAGCTCAACGCCACGCTAGAACAGCGTGTCGTGGAACGTACTATAGAACTGGAAGCCACAAACAAACAATTGAAGGCCGAAATCACCGAGCGCAAGCAGGCAGAGGAGACGCTGAAAGAATCTGAAGAAAGGTATCGGACTCTCTTTGAAGGTGCGGCTGAGGGACTACTGGTTGCAGACATTGAAACAAAGCAGTTCAAATATGCTAATCCAGCCATGTGTAGAATGTTGGGTTATACTGAAAAGGAAATAGGACGATTGAGTATCCTTGATATTCACCCCAAAGAAGATATGGAGCGTGTAACTTCTGAATTCGAGGCCATAGGCAAAGGAGAAACAGAGTTAGCTCAAGGCATCCCTTTTCTGCGAAAAGATGGGACATTAATGTATGCGGAACATCAAAGCAACCAATATGTTGATAGATGGAAGAAAATGCAACGTCGGTTTCTTCACAGACATCACCCAGCGCAAGCAGGCAGAGGAGGCGTTGCGGCAGAGCGAAGAACGGCTTCGTCAATTATCAAAGATCTCGCCTGTGGGGATATTCATCACCGATCTCGACGGAAAGACCGAGTACTGGAATGACATGCTATGTAAAATCACCAGCATGTCCGCAGAAGAGGGGGCAGGTGAAGGTTGGGCAGATGGTGTACACCCTGAAGATCGAGAACGAGTGTTCAATGAATGGTATGAGAGCACCAATGCCAGAACAAATTTCAGATCAGAATACCGTTTCGTTGATCGTGAAGGCAATGTAACTTGGACTATCGGGCAGGCCGTTCCCATATTAAATTCTCAGGGAGACACAACGGGTTTTATCGGAACCATAACGGACATCAACGAGCGCAAGCGAACCGAGGAGGCGCTTCGGCAGAAGACACATGACCTTGGGGAGCGAGTCAAGGAACTGAATTGCCTCTATGGTATTTCAAGTCTTGTTGAAAAACCAGATATCTCGTTAGGAGAGATTTTTCAGGGTGTAGTTGATCTCATTCCCCCGTCTTGGCAATATCCAGAGATTACTTGTTCACGAATCATATTTGACGATGAAGAGTACAAAACATCTAACTTCAAAGAAACTACTTGGAATCAGTCCAACGAAATCTTTGTAACCGGCAAACAAATCGGGACGTTGGAGGTCTTTTATCTGGAGGAAAGACCAGAGGATTATGAAGGCCCTTTTCTCAAGGAAGAAAGACGTCTGATCAATGAAATTACAGGTCGGTTAGAAATGATAATTCAGCGCAAGCAGGCGGAGGAGACGCTGCGGGAGAGTGAGCAGTTCAGTTCGAGCCTGCTGACTCATTCTCCCCATCCTATAATAGTTATCAATCCGGATAGTTCGATAAAATATCTGAATCCTTCCCTGGAAAAGCTAACGGGCTTTTCTTCTTCAGAGCTTATTGGGG
This is a stretch of genomic DNA from Deltaproteobacteria bacterium. It encodes these proteins:
- a CDS encoding PAS domain S-box protein, with translation MTRKPTYEELEQRVRKLEKEASERKLLENELILKSIVFDMSIAANSTADKEGVINYVNLTFLKMWGYETKEEATGNPVPHFFQNPDDAIPVLEALNKSGFWRGEFKAKRKDGSIFISRGLASVVRDEAGHQIGYYSANIDITEQKQAEDKIKELNATLEQRVVERTIELEATNKQLKAEITERKQAEETLKESEERYRTLFEGAAEGLLVADIETKQFKYANPAMCRMLGYTEKEIGRLSILDIHPKEDMERVTSEFEAIGKGETELAQGIPFLRKDGTLMYAEHQSNQYVDRWKKMQRRFLHRHHPAQAGRGGVAAERRTASSIIKDLACGDIHHRSRRKDRVLE
- a CDS encoding PAS domain S-box protein; translation: MRQSEERLRQLSKISPVGIFITDLDGKTEYWNDMLCKITSMSAEEGAGEGWADGVHPEDRERVFNEWYESTNARTNFRSEYRFVDREGNVTWTIGQAVPILNSQGDTTGFIGTITDINERKRTEEALRQKTHDLGERVKELNCLYGISSLVEKPDISLGEIFQGVVDLIPPSWQYPEITCSRIIFDDEEYKTSNFKETTWNQSNEIFVTGKQIGTLEVFYLEERPEDYEGPFLKEERRLINEITGRLEMIIQRKQAEETLRESEQFSSSLLTHSPHPIIVINPDSSIKYLNPSLEKLTGFSSSELIGAKAPYPWWTEETVKKTSRDLEEAMAKGAQRLEELFKKKNGERFWVEITSAPVSSKGDFKYYLANWVEITKRKRAEGALREKDAELRVKANNLEEVNTALRVLLKRREEDKEELEE